One window of the Niallia circulans genome contains the following:
- a CDS encoding MarR family winged helix-turn-helix transcriptional regulator: MHNGEELFEVAAMFGNFIKNITSDFNKNSSNLNITQYKLLFHLDKEGSLNVSDLAKSVHITNAAVTTITDQLLAEDYITKDRSKTDRRVVNITITDKGRSIVNNMKKEQQNKMKEHFHKLTEEDIQHLKRIFKLLNENF, from the coding sequence GTGCATAATGGCGAAGAGCTTTTTGAAGTTGCAGCGATGTTTGGCAACTTTATTAAAAATATAACTAGTGATTTTAATAAAAATAGCAGTAATTTAAATATTACTCAATATAAACTGCTTTTTCATTTAGATAAGGAAGGATCCCTAAATGTTTCAGATCTTGCTAAAAGCGTACACATTACAAATGCTGCTGTAACAACTATAACCGATCAGCTATTGGCGGAAGACTATATTACAAAAGATCGATCAAAAACTGATCGAAGAGTGGTCAATATTACCATTACCGATAAAGGAAGAAGTATCGTTAATAATATGAAAAAAGAGCAGCAGAATAAAATGAAGGAACACTTTCATAAGCTAACAGAGGAAGATATTCAACATTTAAAACGTATCTTTAAATTATTAAACGAAAATTTCTAA